The sequence tggtgtggccaccagctgcatgaagtactgcagtgcatctcttccttATGGACTGTACCATACTTGCCCGTTCTTCCTTTGAGATGTTAACCCACTCttacaccaaggcacctgcaagttcccggacatttttggggggaatggccctagccctcaacctccgatccaacaggtcccagacgtgctcaatgggattgagatccgggctcttcgctggccatggtagaacactgacattcctgtcttgcaggaaatcatgcacagaatgagcagtatggctggtggcattgtcatgctggagggcatgtcaggatgagcctgcaggaagggtaccacatgagggaggaagatgtcttccctgtaacgcacagcgttgagattccctgcaatgacaacaagctcagtccgatgatgctgtgacacactgccccagaccatgatggaccctccacctccaaatcaatcccgctccagagtacaggcctcggtgtaacgctcattccttcaacgataaacgcgaatccgaccatcacccctggtgagacaaaaccgcaactcgtcagtgaagagcactttttgccagtcctgtctggtccagcgacggtgggttagtgcccataggcgacgttgttgccggtgatgtctggtgaggacctgccttacaacaggcctacaagccctcagtccagcctctctgagcactgatggagggattgtgcattcctggtggaACTCGGAAAGTTGTttttgccattctgtacctgtcccgcaggtgtgatgttcggatgtaccgatcctgtgcaggtgttgttacacgtggtctgccactgcgaggacgatcagctgtccatcctgtttccctgtagtgctgttttaggcgtctcacagtacggatattgcaatttattgccctggccacatctgcagtcctcaggcctccttgcagcatgcctaaggcacgttcacacagaggAGCAATACCCTGGGAATCTTtcatttggtgtttttcagagtcagtagaaaggcctctttagtgtcctaagttttcataactgtgaccttaattacctaccgtctgtttgtgtcttaacgaccgttccacaggtgcatgttcattaattgtttatggttcattgaacaagcatgggaaactgtgtttaaagcctttacaatgaagatctgtgaagttatttggatttttaattATGTTTAAAAAACAGGGTcgtgaaaaagggacgtttctttttttgctgagtttatgttgtaATTGTATCTGAACAATATATTAATTTTTTGCATCAATGATTTTGAAAGTTGATCACACATTGGATAGAAAGGATGGAAATTAGATTTTTTGTCAATTGTGATGGGTAGTGCAAGTGTATTACCTAATGCTAAAACAGTGTAATGAATATTACATTCAAAGGGCAATTTTGGACCATGTATCTTGCATATTTTGCTATTTAATTAACTGGTTGTTAAAACCACTAAATTGAGCAGatatcattatgttgtgttttggtgattaaatcAATGTTATCATGGTATTTCACTGTAAACTTATATTTTCgatcaatggttgtgtggtgaaatATGTCTCCAAACAAAATGAATGCACAGTAAAAGGTTTTGAATAAAATACTTGCTGTGTTATATGTGTTAGCAGTTTGGAGTTTTGTTCTAAGATTTtagaaaatgtaccacatacttgaGAAAATAGCACCAAAGCGATTGAAAAAAAAACTGTGTGAAGAAATCAAGAAGATGTAGGGGTTGACCCACTATAATATTTCAAAGAGTAAATAAGATACAATATATTCAAACTGCTTGTTAAACAACAGCCACTATAAACACCCAAAATATTAAACAGCAGTACAATCTGAATGTCTGCATTTGCACATTAATAAACAGTGCTCCTCctcaaaaaatacatatttttcctGTTTTTGTCACGGACCCATTGAAAAATTGCTGAGGCCTTATAGGGTTTCCCAGACCCCCTGTTTGACAATTGCAACAGCTGAGTACGCCAAACGAAGAGCCAGCCATCTAGCTCACTTTGCATAGCCTCTCGGCCTGATCATCATTCTGACAGTCTTGAAAGATTGTCTGTCATTTGTTGGGTAGTACTCTGTAGATATATTATGCCACGTACCCCAGTAGATCCCGTTCCTCACCCCTTTGTACTTTCCCACATAATATCTCCCGTTGAGATTGGCAGCCATGCAGGCATCAAACCACCAGCCTGAGTCGTAGTAGGCCCCACAGTTCCCTGAAGGGTAGCGGTCATAGTCCCTGTCAGGAGTCGTAAAGAACCTGTTGTTGTGGTTGTAACTCTTGCTGAATTGAAGTGCATCTCCCGCCGTGCCCGAGTACCCACCCACAGACAGGCGGTACCGCAGCCGTTCGCCAGCCACACGGAAGAGCCTGTACTCTGCATACTCCCTCACTCTGTTAAAGTCTTCCAGCTCCGCCCTGAGGACCATCTCCCTGTGTCGGGTCAGGAGGTGGATGTGGTCATTGCCCAGCCAGAACTCCCCAGCCCTCATGTTACCGAAGCCCGTCCGGTATTCAGCCCATGTCCTGTTGAAGTTCACACTGCCGTCCTGACGGAGCTGAATGACGGTCCACCCTCCGTCATGAGACTCCATGTCACAGAACACTGCGATGGTTACATTCTTAGGGTCAGGGGTCACTTGGTAGACCCCACTGTTCCTCTCCCCCTTGGCCATGTGGTCAGAGCAGTCTCTGGGTGCCATGGTAACTGTTGAGTGGAAGGATAGTGGAATGAGAAAACAAGATTAGAGTAGTCTGTCATCCTTTCTGAAAAAAAGGTGCTTTGGCGCGTAACACAAACACAAATGTTCTTACTGTAGGCCTTTCTTACTGTAGGCCTTTCTGTAGGCCTACGTTCGGtcatttcctgcagtcaatgaccgaACGTGCCCgatttggcctcatgggtggaatgttattaatatttttttttaaacagacaaAAAtgctgtgtttctatgtcaaaaagctttgttatatttcagtcttctgtgatgtatatgcagtgtaatattggaatgcaaactcaaaatgtaatacatttcaactctatatctgacatggtacaggtgtcttatttttttaaagcccataaccatgtgtgtgatgtgtatacttttgttttatgttttcacTGGTCTTTGAAGGGTCAACCAGGAGTAGGAAAAACAAAATGGTAAACAAGGAAAACACCAATCATATTTAACAGCCCTTGTTGTTCAAAAGGTATTGAATACCTTTGCAATGAGTGTCAATAGAAGTTTATAATTTATCTTAATCACTGAGGATAGCAATAGGGTTTTCGTAGACAGTATTCTGAATTTTTAATCGCCATATCTGTATAGCAGGATTCTATAaagtttacaatttttttttatcttaCTATGAATGTCAGCACATTTGGTACCTACTATAGCCTACCTGGTAACAAACAGTACATAATATGGCTTGATATGGCTTGATTCAGTGAACCCTTAAGAAAGATTGACtttcagtttatttgtatttttacaggAAGAGTCCACATGAATCAACGTTAATTTCAAACTAAACTGTTTGTATTCATCAACTGCAATGTAATTATCATAATCCATTTAAATAGCAGACAATAGCAGGTAAAGTAAAATTGATTTCTCTTACCTCCTGGTGAAATCAGTGCAGGGTTTTGAGGCTGGTTCCCTGTTCTGTCAGTCTTGCTGCCTACCTGGTCCTTCTCCGTGAGCAGGACCTTTGGGTGCCCTCCTTGTAAAACCTTTGGCCCTCCACTTGTGTCCTTTGTGCCATTCAGACTAGCAGATACCCGGCTGGTCTTCACACGAAGTTCTCTCACACTGGGGGTGGAAGACTCAGGTATGGGGCAGGGGGTAGAGGACTCAGGGTTGGTGGTAGTTGGACTACGGTCAGAGTTGGCCAATGGGATGGGTTTAGTAGTAGAAGTTTTGGGGCTAGGGTTTATGCTAGTCTGTTGGTTTGAGCTGGTCTTACATTTTAGACTGGCAATAGTAGTGGTAATTGTGCCAGGGCTAGTGGTTGTTTTCCGGCTAGTGTTAAAGATGTTTTTTGAGCTAGAGCTGAGGGTAGTTTGTTGGTTAGGTCTTGTAGTTCTTGAGCCAGGGCTTGCGGTCATTTGTGGGCTGGGGTCGGTCATGGTCCTTTGGCTTGAGGTACTAGATATCTTGGGGCTAGGTGTGGGGGAAGTGGTCCTTTGACCTTGGGTGGTGGTTTTAGGCCAGGGCTTTGGAGCAGTTCTGGGCTTCAGGACAGGTTTAAGTTTTGGTCCAGGTTTATGTCTTGGACCTGGAATAGGCCTTGGGCCTGGCTTGGGCTTTTGGTCTGGTTTGGGTTTTAGGCCAGGTTTGGGCTTAATGCTAAGTCTGGGGTTTGTTGAGCTGGGTTCAGGATGTTGTGCAGAATTTGTCTCTGGACTGATGCTGGTACTGGGGGTCCTTGAGCTGAGGCTAGTGAAGCTGGTCATTGAGCTGGGGCTAGTGGTGGTTTTGGTTTGGTTTAGTGTGATGATGCTTAAGCTGAAAGAGCCTGTCCAGATCCTTGAACTGGTGATCTTTGAGCTAGAGCTAGTGGTGGTTGCAGGAGATTGACTTGGTTTGGTTCTGCTGAGACTGCCTGGACTGGGGGTAAAGCTAATCCCTGTGCTGGAGCTGGTAGTCCTGGAGCTTGGACTGGTGGTCTTTGGGGTGAGGCTAGTTTTGGTGTCTGGAGTTGAGCCAGGTCTGGAGGAGCTGGTTGGACTGGGTGGTCTGGGCTTAAAGGCAGGTTTGAGCTTTGGTCCAGGTTTGGGTCTGGGTCCTGGAATAGTTATTGTGCCTGGTTTGGGCTTTAAGCTGGGTCTGCGAGTCCACCAGGACCCAATTCTGGAGCTTGGATGGGTGATCCTTGAGCTAGGTCTAGCGGAGGTAGTATTTCCTGGAGTTGGGGTACTGCTACTGCTGAGGTTGGCCCCAGGGCTGGAACTAGTGGTCTTGTAACTTGGGTTAGTTATCTTTGGGGTGGTGCCTGGAGAGTGGCCCGGTGTGGTGCTACTTTGGCTTGTCGTCATGGTCTGTCGACTGTGGCTTCTGATCCCAGGGCTGAGGCTAGTGGTGGGGGTTAAAGTTGTACCAGTTATGTTACTGGTCTTTGGATTGAAGCTGGTTGGGCTGGGTGGTCTGGGCTTTAAGATGGGCTTTGATTGTGGTCCAGGTTTAGTCCTTAAGCCTGGAGTAGGCTTTGGGCCTGGTTTGGGCTGTAGGTCAGGTCTGGGCTGTAGGCCAGGTCTGGGCTTAATCCAAGGTCTGGTAGTTGTTGTGTTGGGTTCAGGGTTTTGGACAGATGTCGTCTCAGGGCTGGAGCTGGTACTAGTGGACCTTGAGCTGAGAGAAGTGAAGCCAGTCCTTGGGCTGGGGCttgtggtggttgttgtttcTGGAGTTGAACTTGAGCTGGAAGAGCTGGCCTGGATGCTTGAACTGATGGTCTGTGGGCTAAGGTTAATGGTGGTGGCTGGAGGAGAACCAGTTCTGGGATTGGCCTCTGGaatggtgctggaggagccagttgGACTTGATGATCTGAGCTTCAGGACAGGCTTTGGTTTTGGTCCAGGTTTGGGTCTGGGGCCTGGAATAGGCCTTGTGCCTGGTTTTGGCTTTAGGCCAGGTCTGGGGGTCCACCGGGACCCAATTCTGGAGCTTGGACTGGTGGTCCTTGGGCTAGGTCTAGCGGTGGTTGTAGTTTCTGGAGTTgagctactgctactgctggCCACAGGGCTGGAACTAGTGGTCCTGTAGCTTGGGCTGGTAATCTTTGAGCTAGGACTAGTGGTGGTGGCTGAAGAGTGTCCCGACATGGTGCTGATTTGGCTGGTACTTGTCTTAGTGGACTGTAGACTGGGTCTTGTAAAGCTGATTGCAGGGCTAAGGCTACAAGTAGTGGTTGATGTTGAGCTGGGTGGGCTGGGCGGGCTGGGCGGGCTGGGCTTTAGGACAGGCCTTTGTTTTGGTCCAGGTTTAGGTCTTAGGCCTGGAATAGGCTTTTGGCCTGGTTTAGGTTTtagtttaggtttaggtttagtgCTGAgtcctgttgttgtttttgtccttGTCCATGCAGGGCtggagctggtggtggtggtccATGAGCTGAGGCTAGTGAAGCTGGTCGTTGAACTGGAGGAGCTAGTCGGGCTGGGTGGTCTGGGCTTAAGTCTGGGTCTGATGGCCTGTTTAGCTTGGTTGGGCTTGTGCTTCTGGACAGGTCTGTTTTTTGGGCTAGTAGTCCTTTTTGATGAGCTGGTGGTTGTTTGGTTTGTGCTTGTTGTGATACTTGGGCTGGTTCTGGCAGTCCTATAGCTGGTGCCTGAACTTGGGTTTGTGATGGGGTCAGACCTGGTGGCTCCCTGGCGAGGTAAAGAGGAGATGGTCCTTTGACTGGAGCTTGTCCTTGTGCTGGAGATGGAGGAAGATCTGGGGCTAGAGGTTGAGCTGGAGGAAGGACTTGAAATATATCCacggctggtgtctgagctagATCCTGGGCTGGGATTGGTGGCAGGTCTAGGGATGGAGTTTGATGTTTGATCTGGTCCTGAGGAGTCAGGTCTGGGGATAGAGTCATGTTTTAAACCAGTGCTTGGGCTAGGTGAGGTCGTGTCCTGATCATCTGTCATCACCGGCCCTATGCCGTCTCTCTGCACACTTTGGACAGTTTTTTCTACCTCTTTCTCTATCTTCTTCCCGGTCTCTTCTTGATCACTCTGTTTCTCTTCTTgatcactctctttctttttctcattCTTTATCTCCTTCCCTTGCCAAGGATGTTGACTCTGCCTCTCCTTGTCTATcttcccctcactctccctctctatcaccaCCTGTTGTTCTTCCTTCTCCTGGATCTCTTCTCtatttcccctccctctctcctcctctctctctctatccccctcacgCTTTCTCTCAGTCTCCAGCGCCTTCTTCCTTACCTTATCCCCCTGACTCTCCTTCTCAGTTTGCATCTTTGTTTCCCATAACCTCTCTCTTTCATTTTCACTCCCCCTGTCtatctcaccccctctccccctctccccttctaaaatgctctctttctccatctctgtctccctttcctcctcttcctctctcttagTCTCATATTCtatttgtctctccctctctatctcccattCCCTGTTTTCCTCCCATTCGCTCTCACACCCTTTCtcccgttctctctttctctcctctacaaTATTTCTCTCATTCTCCATAGCCCTTTCTtccactccgtctctctcttccaCAATTTTTCTCTCCCTGTTTCTTGCCCCCTCTCCGTCCTTCTCCATCTTCCTTTCTCTGCCCCCTTGTCTCTCTGActtcttctccccctctttctccctctctctgtctcccaatcTCACCTGCTCCCTCTTTCTGTCCCccagcctctctcgctctctctccctctggctcaTCTTGCACTCCATGCAGGCTCTCTTCAGCTGTTCCACAGTCTCCTTTAGCCtttgcacctccttcaccgtccTCTCCAACTCCCTGAGCTGCCAGGGCAGCATGATGTCCAGCGGAGGCAAGATAAATCGGTAGGGGCATGCTTCCTCTTCTATCCCCTCTCCCCCACACTTCCCTGCAGGCTTTAGAGTTACTAGGCAGCTCCCAGATTCTGTACCCCACTGGAAGGTTCCCTCGCTGGGGTTTGCATAGTTCCCAGGGGTCCTGGAGATGGCCAGCAGGGCTCCGCACACGTAAAGCACAGCTAACCTCATCGCTATCCTGAGTTATAAGAATgatgagagaagagagggtgagagggtgaaAGCCCCACCTCAGTGTGTGGGAagctgtgacagagagagggagggaggaaaggaggggaagAAGGAGGAGGGGGCTGAGGGACTTCTTAAGAGTGGTGTCTGCATATgtaagagggatggagaaagagagagagagaaaaacggaATGGACGTGAGGGATAAAGAATTGGGCGTCCACTTCAAGGGGGTATCCAtgtctgtgagagagacaggaaaggagAAGGGAAAGAGTTTTGGGGGATTAAAGTAGTCTTTAGTTGCTTCAGCATGTCACCAAACAAACAGGTACAGAACTAAATCGGTCCTAAAAAGAACAAGGCACGGAAAATCTTTAAAAGCGAAAGGCATTAATACAGCATATTGTAATCCTATTATTATTTTCCACATTGTCTTTAACATAATCAAAACATCTAATGAGGACCATTCGCAACGGATTCTCACTCCATGCTGTAATGATAAGCACACATTGTTTTCTTTCCTTGTATATCACTTCTGTGAATATGCATGTGTGACAGTTGCTTCCTGACAATAGGGCTGACACACATGTGAATGACAGATGAGACAGGTCCAAATATACATTCAAAGCACAACTTTGTCAGATCCTGGGCTGTAGACAAATGTTTGTTCCATTACTGTTCATAAATACTCTATCTCATATCTGTCTGTCTTCGGTTCTTTCTGCCTTCGGTTCTCTCAGGCTTCAAAGAAATAGCAGGCAAGTATTGATCTTCACATATTTATCCCAGAGGGTTTGTGGTTGCTAAATACAGTGTATGGGTAATGATTTTTCTTAGTTAGAAGAATTGTAGGCCAATTATACACATTCTATTCTTGGAAATAACAGAGTTTTATTGCCTTTGGAATGTGaaatacaatactgtacttcagatttttgtttaaaaatgaatatggaaaaacaatacattttGGGCCGGTTTCCTGGTCCCAGATTAAGCCAGTTTCTGAAGATTCAACATtgagctttttagtccaggagtagGTTTTACCTGGATCTGAGAGGCCGGCCCGTTGGGTAGAGTTTCACCACATTTAAAGTCCCAGTTTATCCCCTGGTGACAACACAACAATTACTTTGtatctccctcttttctctcactGACCTCTGCTCTGCTATTTGATGCTGGAGAGTATGCTTCTCAGATGTGTTTCAGCAAAGACAACCAGAAGTTGTATTTTCCTTTTGTTTGACAGGgacagtgtgatggtgtggagagAGGCATTGAGGGATGTCGGGAAAAGAGAAGGAACATCTGAGGATATCACAGGCTCATGCATCAAATGATAGTGATGAATTAAAGTCTTAAAAAAACATGCTTTTTTGGTGGTGTCACTATTTCTTGCCATATAATCAACCTCCAATCCTATTTATCACTTATTATAGTGATTGAATGCAACAACAGGATTTGAACCATTACACTACAGCACACTCCTTcctgcagtggtgtaaaatactttagtaaaaatactttcaagtactacttaagtcgttttttggatATCTGTAATTTCCTTAACtaattatatttttgactacttttacttttacttctctacattcctaaagaaaataatgtactttttactccatacttttccctgacactcaaaagtacttgttacattttgaattcttagcaggacaggacaatggtccaattcacgcacttatctaggagaacatccctggtcattcctactgcctctgatctggcggactcactaaacacacatgcttcgtttgtaaattatgtctgagtgttggagtgtgccctcggctatccataaataaaacaaaaacaagaaaatggtgccgtctggtttgcttaacataaggaatttgaaattatttatgcttttacttttgatacttaactatattttagcaattacatttactttcgatacttaagtatttgtgaaaccaaatactttgagaCTTTTACTAAAGTTGTATTTtaatgggtgactttcactttcacttgagtcattttctattaaggtatctttacttttatgacatttgggtactttttccaccactgccttcCTGTTCCATAAAGGTTTGCTCCTCTTCACTGATGCTGTAGTACATTTCAAATAAACAACGATACATAAAAGGGATGCTTGGCCGCATTCTCTCTTTCAAAGTGGCCATGACAAGGACACAAACCAGGACCAGTTATCCTGCCACCACTTAGCTGAAAAG comes from Salmo trutta chromosome 7, fSalTru1.1, whole genome shotgun sequence and encodes:
- the LOC115197283 gene encoding mucin-2-like, translating into MSGHSSATTTSPSSKITSPSYRTTSSSPVASSSSSSTPETTTTARPSPRTTSPSSRIGSRWTPRPGLKPKPGTRPIPGPRPKPGPKPKPVLKLRSSSPTGSSSTIPEANPRTGSPPATTINLSPQTISSSIQASSSSSSSTPETTTTTSPSPRTGFTSLSSRSTSTSSSPETTSVQNPEPNTTTTRPWIKPRPGLQPRPDLQPKPGPKPTPGLRTKPGPQSKPILKPRPPSPTSFNPKTSNITGTTLTPTTSLSPGIRSHSRQTMTTSQSSTTPGHSPGTTPKITNPSYKTTSSSPGANLSSSSTPTPGNTTSARPSSRITHPSSRIGSWWTRRPSLKPKPGTITIPGPRPKPGPKLKPAFKPRPPSPTSSSRPGSTPDTKTSLTPKTTSPSSRTTSSSTGISFTPSPGSLSRTKPSQSPATTTSSSSKITSSRIWTGSFSLSIITLNQTKTTTSPSSMTSFTSLSSRTPSTSISPETNSAQHPEPSSTNPRLSIKPKPGLKPKPDQKPKPGPRPIPGPRHKPGPKLKPVLKPRTAPKPWPKTTTQGQRTTSPTPSPKISSTSSQRTMTDPSPQMTASPGSRTTRPNQQTTLSSSSKNIFNTSRKTTTSPGTITTTIASLKCKTSSNQQTSINPSPKTSTTKPIPLANSDRSPTTTNPESSTPCPIPESSTPSVRELRVKTSRVSASLNGTKDTSGGPKVLQGGHPKVLLTEKDQVGSKTDRTGNQPQNPALISPGVTMAPRDCSDHMAKGERNSGVYQVTPDPKNVTIAVFCDMESHDGGWTVIQLRQDGSVNFNRTWAEYRTGFGNMRAGEFWLGNDHIHLLTRHREMVLRAELEDFNRVREYAEYRLFRVAGERLRYRLSVGGYSGTAGDALQFSKSYNHNNRFFTTPDRDYDRYPSGNCGAYYDSGWWFDACMAANLNGRYYVGKYKGVRNGIYWGTWHNISTEYYPTNDRQSFKTVRMMIRPRGYAK